GACGAATGCACTGGATATCTGAACTTGCATGCATTTTAAAATAAAACGTATCGTGATGTTGCATGATGTTACCTGGCAGCTTATCATAAGGTTGGGTGCTCCATCCACATTTGCTGCTACTGAGAATATGGGGTTCTGGAGGCAGTCTTCCAGATGTTCTGTGACCCTCATCTCAAGCAGATACTGGAGCACATCTGCAGTTATATTTCTTCCCTGTAGGAACATTGAAATCGGTTCTGACATACTGACTAGAGAATGTCCCGTTATTGTCTAAAAACACAATCCCCGCAGCAGCTTGACGTCCTACAAGCTGTTCCTGGTTTTGTAAAACTTTTACAATTCTTCCTTGTGCCGTTGTTATTCGCTTTCACAGAGATGCCTGTGTGCTCCTTTGACTCACCACTGTGTTGATATAAAGGCCACATGGACAGGATGTGAAATGGCTGTTCACTGTCAGGTTATGCCTGGAATACAGAAAGTAATAAGCAGATGCAGCATTATTACAACTACTAAATCACACAAAAAGCTTCAAAGAGCATAAAgttatgtatttattccacttacgCATGACATACAGGGCAGATGAGCTTTCCTTCTTCCTCTATTCCATCCACAACAGAGTCAAagtacttttcttcatactgctgGCTTTTGTGGTATTCTTCAATGATCGACAGCTCTAAAAACGTGATTCTTGCATGTTAAAAGAATACTCCAGTTCCTCTCCCCCAAACTACTCCCAGTCTACCACATCTGTACTGCATGTGtgattatacactaccgttcaaaagtttggggtcacccagacaattttgtgttttccatgaaaagtcacacttttatttaccaccataagttgtaaaatgaatagaaaatatagtcaagacatttttctggccattttgagcatttaatcgaccccacaaatgtgatgctccagaaactcaatctgctcaaaggaaggtcagttttatagcttctctaaagagctcaactgttttcagctgtgctaacatgattgtacaagggttttctaatcatccattagccttctgaggcaatgagcaaacacattgtaccattagaacactggagtgagagttgctggaaatgggcctctatacacctatggagatattgcaccaaaaaccagacatttgcagctagaatagtcatttagcacattagcaatgtatagagtggatttctgattagtttaaagtgatcttcattgaaaagaacagtgcttttctttcaaaaataaggacatttcaaagtgaccccaaacttttgaatggtagtgtacatagCAAGTCAGGTTTCTCTTGTCATTATATAAATTGTGTATGGATAGTATACCAGGAAACCTTTGGGAATTCATCTTTGTTATTTTCAGAGaacacaagatcaactgtgagctactgctcacttacgtatccctccgctctcgcttatatcagaatggaaggaataggacacttattatgaatgttgacttcaacaaataatgaaccctgaaacgagtaagtaaagagcagtgttctccccagggatttcaagtagcatcctggtaaaccgtcattttgaaatcgcattttgcttcttgaaatagcgtcaaaatccactctgcgtgtttcgtaaatacattcagttggcaaacaggaagtcgatgtgcgacagacccgaaaacggtatacacggtatagaaccccaagctgaagctcgctacCAAATATCAAGAAGTTGCGATTCGTaactgctgagaaaaatgttacagaAACTTTGTAAATCTATACTGTAtgcttcataaatacattcagtcggtaaacaagaGGTCGACGTGGGAtagacctgaaaaaaaaaaaaaaaaaaaaaaaaaaagtatacatggtatagaaccccaagctgcagctcggtaccaaatatcaagaagTTGCGATTCGTaactgctgagaaaaatgttacaaaaGCTTTGCAAATCCatactatatgtttcgtaaatacattcagtcggtaaacatgaagtcgatgtgcgacagacctgaaaacagtatacacggtacagaaccccaagctgaagctcactaccaaatatcaagcagttgcgatttgtagttgctgagaaaaatgttatgaaaactttgtaaatccacactatatattccgtaaatacattcagtcggtaaacaggaagttgacgtgggatagacctgaaaaatggtatagaaccccaagctgaagctcggtaccaagtggctatgatttgagaAAAAGGGTCtttcggacagacagaggtaaaccactatatccccctccttcggagcgagggtataataataaaaacagatTACATACCAGTTCCTTATCAGAGCTGGACAAGTATGTTAGCATATAGATGTTATAGAAGTCACTGGTTTTGTGAAAACTTCCTTTCTCAAAAGAAAGGATTGTGGAAACAAATGACAAAACTGAGCAGAATACAGTACaatgtaacatctcatctcattatctgtagccactttatcctgttctacagggtcgcaggcaagctggagcctatcccagctgactacgggcgaaaggcggggtacaccctggacaagtcgccaggtcatcacagggctgacacatagacacagacaaccattcacactcacacctacggtcaatttagagtcaccagttaacctaacctgcatgtctttggactgtgggggaaaccggagcacccggaggaaacccacgcggacacggggagaacatgcaaactccacacagaaaggccctcaccggccacggggctcgaacccagatcttcttgctgtgaggcaacagtgctaaccactacaccaccgtgccgcccgtacaaTGCAACATAAAAACAGTAAATCTAATGCTAGCACAATACAAAGTCACCAAGCCAGACTCAAATATCCTATCTTTATGCGCAATGAGAGAACGTGACCAGAGACTACAGCTATAAGGATTCAAGTATTCACTTATTTCCCATCCTTTGCATTAATTAGCTTGGCATAATGTTGAATAAAATTACCACAGTGGCACATTTTAGCCTAGTTAATAAGGTTTCCTGGCAAGAACACCATGGAACTGGGCAAGGACCCTGGAGCTTTCACGTGCCTGATGATCTAACTAACGTATACATGATCTGTCCAACCTTGTATAGTGAcacatttttaatatttattgACAGACTTTCATAACTGCCCTTAGACTCTGTTTATAATGGAATAATTGCACATATATAGAcaccaagtaaaaaaaaaaaacccaaacaaacaaaaaaaaaaaaccctggaatATTTCATTAAAATGTAATATTTTTGACCTCCGGCCAAGGACAATGATATGGAAATCTGCAACCGTAACCACTTTATATATCTGGATACATTTCCAAAACTATTGGAATTACGTGCCTACATGGGTCTCTCACAGGATTACTGGTACCCGTGAATGTGGATTATGATATGAACTTATCGTATTTCTACATTGGTTATGCTTTGTCActattgaactttactgccatGTACTAGGTTTTAAGACGTATGGTATTGTTGAGCACAGATTTCCGCCGAGGCCAAATGCCGTATCTCGCGACGTTAGTGAAAGGGAAACTAAATTTGCAGATCTGACCCATGACTCGGATCTACTGCAAAATTTAATAGGTTCTTCCTCGGCCCGTGcggcacccttccaccaagtttcagggAAATCGGATCAGTAAgttttgcacaatcctgcttaTAGGCAGCCAaacaaaacataacctccttggcagacgtaataaacaaatgaataaataagtGTAGAAGGTTTACAACAGACATTGACAGTAACCTTGAGATACAAGTTCCTGTTGGATTTCCTCTAGAACAACCAATTCATCGTCTTCCTGCGCACCTCTGTACATCTGTAAAAATCAAGCGgagggaaatatatatatatatatgacattccGTCACAAGACGTTCAGGTGTCTACAACTGATCTGAAATACCCGTACATCACTGATGCTGTCTTTCTTCCACAACAAAGGTAGTCTTTGGTTGGCTGACTGCAGGGCGCTCCACTCCATCTCCATCACTTCCTGGACGAGCAGAGAGCTCTGTGTGGTGTCTCCCATCTGACGGTACTTCTCCAGTAACCTCAACCGGCTGTTCTTCAACCTTTCCACACAACgctgagaaagaaagagaagggtGTGTGTTTAGAATATTTACATTAAGACTAGCTCACCTATTACTCAAACCCCATTATTTAAATCAAGAgctaacgggggggggggggggggggggggggggggggcatggtggtgtagtggttagcgctgtcgcctcacagcaagaaggtcctgggttcgagccccggggccggcgagggcctttctgtgtggagtttgcatgttctccccgtgtccgtgtgggtttcctccgggtgctccggtttcccccacagtccaaagacatgcaggttaggttaactggtgactctaaattgaccgtaggtgtgaatgtgagtgtgaatggttgtctgtgtctatgtgtcagccctgtgatgacctggcgacttgtccagggtgtaccccgcctttcgcccgtagtcagctgggataggctccagcttgcctgcgaccctgtagaaggataaagcggctagagataatgagatgagaagagctaACGGGAAGTGATGAAAAATACTTAGGTGTCAGTAACTCAATGTTACggtacattaatgacatttagcagacactcttatccagagcaggttaggtgccttgctcaagggcacttcagccattcctgctggtccagggaattgaactgatgACCTTATGGTCCcatagctgcttctctaaccattatgccatggcttccccgttCCATTTTTCCAATTTAAAAAAAGCCCATAAGTATTTGAGACTTCTTCAGAATTACATTAAATTAATATTTCTCAGACCGTTTATTTGGATTTTCTCTCTTTTTCAAGGCACTTGGGAAAACTTGGGAGGTGATTTGCATCAAGATGGGTTCCCCTTACaaaaaagtttattcaagtgtgcttctagtatttttcttttaaactaaagagtattttttcagtttacttttttatttccttatcagagatatacttaataaaaagttatacataagtatacttggcttatactgaaaagtcgaagtatattaaacttttgatcaagatgtaCTTAACAAAAGAAAAagtgtgttaaagtgcatattctggaccaatttcattttttaaaaaatatgaaagtatgtccctttacacactcatccagaagagtaattttgcacaaggccatctgtctacagcagaaaaaaacaaaacaaaacaaaaaccagaacgcgtctggaaaaatcctaagggagtctggagccagattcgtgacgttacctgcggaagcgccagcaggctgcgcgagcttgcacggtttcagtgcacagcctgtgtagaccaagtttagcagctagcgattttgcattgaaatatggaattgtcacccgagcgcaatgttacttcacctttggattaataataataataaaaaaaaatttgccaggtatgtgaacacacacatgaggaatttgactccggtttcacttagctctcttataccccttttccaccaaatcagttccagggatggttcggggccagtgctggtgctggttcacaactcgctcaacttgcgaaccagctgagaaccagtttgcttttccatagctcggggtgctaaggggagccacgtcattacgccgctgtatacatcagttacatcgctgcgtttgcataaaccttggtgcgaacatcgaagcaacaacaaaacactgagaagaagaagcagcagcagcaacaataatggatgactgctgctttactgcatccatgatatctcgtcgcttatttaaaaatggcgccctcttgcggtcttgctattgttgttggtcttaacaactccgctcccccgctgatgtaagcagttctttcctctggcccagcaaagagctggtgctaccctggaactggtttttctggcccagagccagtcctttgtcagtggaaacagaaaacccggttccaaactaagcactggccccgaaccagccctggaactgatttggtggaaaaggggtattagtacaaacagataaaaagtgtagaaaccccccccccccccccaaaagctatgtacatgtagaagggtaaatatatgtatagacagcatagtgcaaggatgaattagtaaaatataaatacacagtgtgcacagaatgacggtatgagtgtgcagatatttcacagttgatgtgacTGATAtctgagtccggttttagctgttcatcacacactatgtttacatgcacatagagagaatcgaatttctgccgttgctcgactgaaattgaagttcaaaatgccatgtatacaccttaattcggctgaaattgaaccgaacttgatttctcggaatcgagctacacgaccaagTTTATGTGATTTCTgcagagctactttgtgcatgtaaaccctatcgagctagttgtcgagctacttccagaagtgacgagtgacgagaccacaagcgggaaatacaacagcctcggtcggcatgacaacgaatcatgacaacggcatgaatcttttctttttgtggcattgtttgcactgttaaaatttagctcacttactgtatcaccaaatacatctgtacagctgttgcatagctgtgaattgtgtacataaacaagtcattgtatttgtgtgtatatctatctatctatctatctatctatctatctatctaacatctgaagaatgtcaataaaaacaaaacaattgaacttgtgtttattaagacataagttaaattgtaagcaaaaaaatggactttagaaaaatattgtgcaaaataagttgtcttacaaaacagtggtctgtgccggacagtttgtagccatagtctgttagagcaagcctaacagcttgaacacggaactgctagtgttgccagattgggggttttaagtgcattttagcagatttgaacatgctttgggctggaaaacgtcagcagtatctggcaacactatagctcttcttcatgacgacaaccggaagtgtaccaacacgatggggcgtgtagtgccacctgtggctcgggtgcacaatgcaccttgcacaattacccgatttcacttgtgcatgtaggattggatttctctggcacccctgctgggaccctttacttgattaccaacagcagctcgatttggacgtgcatgtaaacgtagtcacagagacagcctggggggggggggggggggggggggggggaccctgttcttgtgtctggttgtttttgcatacagtgttctgtagcgtctccctgaggggagaagtttaaacagtttgtgaccagggtgtgatgggtctgcagagatgttaccggcccgtttcctgactctggacaggtacaggacttggatggagggcagactgacaccaataattttctctgcagaccttattgtccgttgcagtctgttcttgtcctgtttggtgaccgatccaaaccaaacagtgatggaagagcagagaacagactgaatgatggcagagtagaattgtcagGCATGAAAACTGgtcggggtgaaaaaggtgagaagggtgcgcgagtggtgacgtggcctctggtgttgttttattttgttggggggggggggggggggggtcctcccccagaataaatattatagcctccttactaagtatactgaattgacatttgcacaaggacatacagtacaaatacaaattcaaatacatgtagttatagtgaaattatgccctggaaaaaaaatgtgaataatagaacgaagaaagtggagaacacacaaggaagagtgatcattttttccttttatttgcctggaccaccagtgtctccatggcccgctttcgccgagttgccacatgtttcagccttgcccgcttctctccttcagcagtctgtttcttggcctgctgagcactgcaagttgcttgagagccatacttgctctgctgcttttcctccttgttcaccctctgctggtgtttgtatgtggctgctgcagagttaatgttcttgcacaatgttctgtccacttccccaaacttcacgtcctcccttctaaagagctgcatagctgtcttccccctggacgtcagcgtgtacttgaccgtctgtattgcattaaatgtttccacattcatgttgccactcctttgatcaattacatcattcatcagactaaatgaggactcgactctaggtccaggaaagatggagaggcaacacttaaccagtgcacccagggaggtacttgtctggtttgtcgaagacatgaccccaccactccacgatgctctctccctccttgaagctggggatggtcaggtcaacactgaaccgcacaagttccctctggatatcctggtctgctggcaagaggtgccccagcataccactcagcctgccaagatatggaagtacctgcagctttcagttctttttaaatcaaggctgaatactttcttctttgctgctgtcttttattaaatcaaatttgagacttttaatttgatttctttcagcacagacagcactacaaaatggcatctccactatacagtgccctatatagtgagtagcgagcaatttcggacacagggattgtcaaaagacgcacgcgccctttttcaaatgctgacgtaatcaagccggaagttttgtgttCATaggaaatcaggaaagtttgaaaaaaagtaggaaattcagtccaatgactcaatccagcttctggtggtctggtctgcactctgactgatgtgtgcacgctctggccagcaggagaagaggcgcgaaatgatgctgcttgcccttcgcagtgAGATGcactcgtcgctatggcgtcaatatcaaagcaggaggaggaggcgcaaaccagcacgaactgtctatgggtgcgaagcgacctccttgccctttgggtcaatatcaacccccccccatttttttttcctcatcggatctacacgattcacgtaggtcaccattttggtttcaaaacggcgaattctGCCGAAacgtgagggattttcatgtatgactgtgtcagcagctccttagacaggttgagcttcctgagctggcgcagaaagtacaacctctgctgggcctttttgatgatggcgaCTGTgtcggtctcccacttcaggtcccgggagattgtggaacccagaaacctgaaggtttcaacagcagtcacaatgttgttggtgatggtgacgggtggctcctcctaaagtccactgtcatctccacagttttgagcgtgttcagctccattaaaaaaagatggcaccgcggacggttgcctcggtacttcgctctctcgtactttctacatttttgtgtattttttttttaatataatgagatgtcagaattatttcttaccctggcaacagtcaacttgtggattgctgattttcttgctctttttctcggctctgcttggtcctcagcttcgagggcctcagtggatgcggcacttcgccttctgtcaggggagacgaacacggctggctcctttggtgacgctgacacagatggagtcggtgttgctttgggcattctgacagatggaactgcgtcttttttcagatcaagttgcctcgcgaagcctatttcccactgcaaataattctcaaagtcatcgggccttgtgaagtgagcaccgcaaataatgctgtagtctgtagcatgtagccaattttttcgggtgcctcgcacgaagcgctcctatttctctctcattgtccggtcttttggaaaacgatgagtactaatcccatcaagattggtgttgctacaccctcctacgatacatctgttaaccattttaataattacgtgaaaacgttgaagacatttgcagaaaaccaccaggtcgttttctcaaacaaaccagcgctgacgtaggattcagagggaggcgtcccgcacgcgacgtgtcccgcacacgacgtcacgaaaatcaatgtttcccgggaaatccaaatgccaaatttttccagaggtg
Above is a window of Neoarius graeffei isolate fNeoGra1 chromosome 28, fNeoGra1.pri, whole genome shotgun sequence DNA encoding:
- the rpain gene encoding RPA-interacting protein; this encodes MDGLQRHRSLYKCRTPPWKETYRKRCVERLKNSRLRLLEKYRQMGDTTQSSLLVQEVMEMEWSALQSANQRLPLLWKKDSISDMYRGAQEDDELVVLEEIQQELVSQELSIIEEYHKSQQYEEKYFDSVVDGIEEEGKLICPVCHAHNLTVNSHFTSCPCGLYINTVGRNITADVLQYLLEMRVTEHLEDCLQNPIFSVAANVDGAPNLMISCQACDYLSIVL